In the genome of Terriglobia bacterium, the window ATGACCCGCTGATCCTCACGCTCGCGCGCGGCCACTACTGCCCGAAGGAGCACCGGCAGCATCTGGAGCTCGCCGCGTTCTACCCAAAGGTCGCCGTGGCCTACACCCAGATCGCCACGATCTCCACCGATGACCACCACACGCTCCAGGAGTTCCGGGCGTCAGTCGGCGCCCAGTGGACTTTCCTCTCCGACCCTGACCGAACGGTTCAGAAGGACCTCGACATTCAGGAGTACACCGACCCCGAGAACAATCCGATGATCCCGCACACGCTCGTGCTCAAGCCCGGCCTCGTGATCCACAGCATCTACAACGGCTACTGGTTCTGGGGCCGACCGTCGGTCGTCGACCTCTGGCGCGACCTGCGCGCCGTAACGCGTGAGATCCGCCCCGACTGGGATCTGAGCACCCCTGGACTCCGCGAGGCTTGGAACGCGGGCGACTTCTCGCGCTTCCATGGGTGGAACAAACGGTCCAATGCGAAAGCGGCCCCGGTTGGACGGAAGGAGGAACGGTGACGCTATGTCGCGAAACTCGGGTCGAAACCTAGCAGCCCGTGGTGCAAGTCTGGATTCGTGAGCGGAAAGTACTGAAGTATCCACAGGCATAGTTCGTAGAATGTCGCGCATGTCGATGGGGACGCGCAAGCAGCGGGAGAAGCAAGAGGACATCTGGATTGCGCA includes:
- a CDS encoding redoxin domain-containing protein; protein product: MRSDIVPGGTFPDYELPDHTSTLRRLSDLQGDDPLILTLARGHYCPKEHRQHLELAAFYPKVAVAYTQIATISTDDHHTLQEFRASVGAQWTFLSDPDRTVQKDLDIQEYTDPENNPMIPHTLVLKPGLVIHSIYNGYWFWGRPSVVDLWRDLRAVTREIRPDWDLSTPGLREAWNAGDFSRFHGWNKRSNAKAAPVGRKEER